A portion of the Nomia melanderi isolate GNS246 chromosome 2, iyNomMela1, whole genome shotgun sequence genome contains these proteins:
- the LOC116424716 gene encoding uncharacterized protein LOC116424716, which yields MPYGKLHVLPLSLFILIPVTFLITYTISVQWDHVVPGFPYISETGTLSPESCIFAQFLNIATLLLACCVYIRHRQVSQWQLERGSDLVSKKIVVVTAWCGALACFGLDILANFQEARVVAAHMIGAMTCFTAGTVYFCLQTYLSHKMVPAVNGPVIVYVRAGLSMLTLILTVATIVPGYISMLEFQGNDYKKWLPTDGGWGWHVASAISEWALAIVYCAFLVTFVPEFRLINFEDPVVTLIYLDKDPNSNPETHTSTMDKQDFLTNLHYLPIFLFISLPSVFIVTYIIAVVLGHVEAGFPYISDAATYAPESCIFAQFINMLAMLMSFVVYIRYSQVKECTTIFSLQTSLPKWNHWALIFGLTSTFGLSVVANFQETSVLVVHFIGALLCFGGGTAYFWTQAVCTFYLHPLGCSLRLAHLRTALSIFCTVCFFVTLITGVLSHLAYKGTNPQKWYKEDGGFELHVASTVTEWICAAAFCVYLLTFTDEFRDIKISHPKVVCNPNRTRLNNEALNESQDSTLSQEPGSPRAT from the exons GTACACTATATCCGTGCAGTGGGACCACGTGGTGCCAGGATTCCCTTACATATCGGAAACAGGAACCTTATCGCCGGAATCGTGTATATTCGCACAGTTTCTTAACATAGCCACGCTGCTCC TCGCCTGTTGCGTGTACATTAGACATCGGCAAGTTTCTCAATGGCAATTGGAAAGGGGCAGCGATCTCGTCAGCAAGAAGATCGTTGTTGTGACGGCCTGGTGCGGGGCTTTGGCCTGCTTCGGCCTAGACATTCTGGCTAATTTTCAAGAAGCTCGCGTCGTCGCTGCCCACATGATTGGTGCCATGACCTGCTTCACTGCAGGAACTGTTTACTTTTGTCTTCAG ACTTACTTAAGTCACAAAATGGTACCAGCTGTGAATGGTCCCGTTATTGTCTACGTTCGTGCAGGCCTGTCAATGTTAACATTAATTTTGACAGTAGCTACAATCGTACCCGGCTATATCTCGATGCTAGAGTTTCAAG GCAATGATTACAAGAAATGGTTGCCAACAGATGGTGGCTGGGGTTGGCACGTCGCTAGCGCTATTTCCGAATGGGCTCTGGCGATAGTCTATTGCGCTTTCCTGGTAACATTCGTGCCAGAGTTTCGGTTAATCAATTTCGAGGATCCTGTCGTCACG CTGATATATCTGGACAAGGATCCGAACAGCAAC CCAGAAACGCACACCAGCACCATGGACAAGCAGGATTTTCTTACCAATCTCCATTATTTGCCGATCTTCCTGTTCATCTCGCTTCCCAGCGTTTTTATTGTAAC TTACATAATTGCGGTTGTGTTGGGCCACGTGGAGGCCGGGTTCCCATACATCTCAGACGCAGCCACGTATGCACCAGAAAGTTGCATATTCGCCCAGTTTATCAATATGCTAGCGATGCTCA TGTCATTCGTGGTCTATATAAGGTACTCCCAGGTAAAAGAGTGCACGACAATATTCAGCTTGCAAACATCTTTACCAAAATGGAACCACTGGGCCCTAATATTTGGCCTAACGTCTACCTTCGGGCTTTCCGTTGTGGCGAATTTTCAAGAGACTTCCGTGCTTGTTGTTCATTTCATTGGAGCGCTTCTTTGTTTTGGTGGTGGCACTGCTTATTTCTGGACGCAA GCCGTGTGCACGTTCTACCTACATCCGCTCGGATGTTCGTTGAGACTCGCGCATCTGCGAACCGCATTGTCCATCTTCTGCACCGTTTGTTTCTTCGTCACCCTCATCACCGGAGTGCTGTCGCACTTGGCCTATAAGG GAACGAACCCACAAAAATGGTACAAAGAGGACGGTGGGTTTGAATTGCACGTGGCCAGCACTGTCACCGAATGGATCTGCGCTGCGGCTTTCTGCGTCTACCTCCTAACATTCACGGATGAATTCAGGGACATCAAGATTAGCCATCCGAAG GTCGTCTGCAACCCGAATCGTACGAGACTGAACAACGAAGCTCTAAACGAAAGCCAGGACTCCACGCTGAGTCAAGAGCCAGGCTCGCCAAGGGCCACCTGA